In bacterium, the following proteins share a genomic window:
- a CDS encoding FkbM family methyltransferase, whose amino-acid sequence MNVRSAWRRLFPAGPAVIGAGPGRGLRFDVGGGNPDFAAGTYEPPVQQALAECLKPGDVVLDVGANVGFIAVIAAKLVGPAGRVVAFEPVPANARLVRRNARLNGLSRLEVVESAVGDRCGSARLVLARLSGGSALAGTDLPPDACGEIEVPLTTLDAWHAGEPATRPALVKIDVEGAELAVLRGAVGLLAAARPVLLLEVDDADAALAEAKAAACEAFCGDHGYRVGRLPDAYPDIAWCVIHMLATPR is encoded by the coding sequence GTGAACGTGCGTTCGGCCTGGCGCCGCCTGTTCCCTGCAGGGCCGGCTGTCATCGGCGCCGGACCCGGCCGCGGGCTGCGCTTCGATGTCGGCGGCGGCAACCCCGATTTCGCTGCCGGCACCTACGAGCCGCCGGTCCAGCAGGCGCTGGCCGAATGCCTGAAGCCCGGCGATGTGGTGCTCGACGTCGGTGCCAACGTGGGCTTCATCGCGGTGATCGCCGCGAAGCTGGTGGGCCCGGCCGGTCGCGTGGTCGCCTTCGAGCCGGTGCCGGCGAATGCACGCCTGGTCCGCCGCAACGCGCGCCTGAACGGGCTGTCCCGGCTCGAGGTGGTGGAGAGCGCGGTCGGCGATCGCTGCGGCTCGGCCCGACTGGTCCTGGCGCGGCTTTCGGGCGGCTCCGCGCTGGCCGGCACCGACCTGCCGCCCGACGCCTGCGGCGAGATCGAGGTGCCGCTGACCACCCTCGACGCCTGGCATGCCGGCGAGCCGGCAACGCGGCCGGCGCTGGTGAAGATCGACGTGGAAGGCGCCGAACTGGCCGTGCTGCGCGGGGCCGTGGGGCTGCTCGCCGCGGCGCGGCCGGTGCTGCTGCTCGAGGTGGACGACGCCGATGCCGCCCTCGCCGAGGCGAAGGCCGCCGCCTGTGAAGCGTTCTGCGGGGATCACGGCTATCGTGTCGGCCGGTTGCCGGACGCCTACCCCGACATCGCCTGGTGCGTGATCCACATGCTGGCGACGCCGCGGTAA
- a CDS encoding VCBS repeat-containing protein, producing MQTGDIDGDGRLDVALTASEGEGPVAWFAAPADPREPSWPEHRVGELVLTGAHSLQLADFDGDGDLDLATAEMHTGGKRVLVYLQGDSGWVEEVLAVTGSHNLRAFDLGNDGDIDLAGKNYGGSGRVFELWENRTADKVLSLAPDAAAAGESAWPYAPIDDARPDDQFGTMGLLFCDVNHDGRPDVVAGGMLYLNRGGRGQPWQKVALPAGVDVFFAPDVDGDDQADLVGFRGEQALWLEATGHDATTWTERAVAPVPRGRTQGAAVADLLPGGAAELAFTRGMHLCCLAIPPDPALPWSLTTVAEPTEEEAVAALDLDGDGNCDLVTSTRDGFHLVAFVNPGPAIAAEGHWPAHVLATTPGRADRIVPADIDGDGRLDLVVSEETGDLEETAVVAWFTPAPGGGPFDAPWRRHPLSLSRSANSLDVADFNGDGRPDLAVAEHTDMQAGRVAADNRTFLLLNPGDSGGAWHARLVDTGPRSSHLGARACDLDGDGDLDLVSTAWRQFRTLHAWYNPGAGS from the coding sequence GTGCAGACAGGTGACATCGACGGCGACGGCAGGCTGGACGTGGCGTTGACCGCCTCGGAAGGCGAAGGACCGGTGGCCTGGTTTGCCGCACCGGCAGACCCCCGCGAGCCGTCGTGGCCCGAGCACCGCGTGGGCGAGTTGGTGCTCACCGGCGCCCACAGCCTGCAGCTGGCCGACTTCGACGGCGACGGCGACCTGGACCTGGCCACGGCTGAAATGCACACCGGCGGCAAGCGGGTGCTCGTCTACCTGCAGGGCGATTCCGGGTGGGTCGAGGAAGTGCTCGCCGTCACCGGCTCGCACAACCTGCGGGCCTTCGACCTGGGCAACGACGGGGACATCGACCTGGCCGGCAAGAACTACGGCGGCAGCGGCCGCGTGTTCGAGTTGTGGGAGAACCGGACGGCGGACAAGGTGCTGAGCCTCGCGCCGGACGCGGCCGCCGCCGGTGAAAGCGCCTGGCCCTACGCACCGATCGACGATGCGCGTCCCGACGACCAGTTCGGCACGATGGGGCTGCTGTTCTGCGACGTGAACCATGACGGCCGCCCGGACGTGGTGGCGGGCGGCATGCTCTACCTCAACCGCGGCGGTCGCGGTCAGCCCTGGCAGAAGGTGGCGCTGCCGGCGGGAGTGGACGTGTTCTTTGCCCCCGATGTCGACGGCGACGACCAGGCCGATCTGGTGGGCTTCCGCGGCGAGCAGGCCCTGTGGCTCGAGGCGACCGGGCACGACGCCACAACCTGGACCGAACGCGCCGTGGCCCCCGTACCACGCGGGCGCACGCAGGGCGCAGCCGTCGCCGATCTGCTGCCGGGCGGGGCGGCCGAGCTCGCCTTCACCCGCGGCATGCACCTGTGTTGCCTGGCCATCCCGCCCGACCCGGCGCTGCCGTGGTCGCTGACCACGGTGGCCGAACCCACCGAGGAGGAGGCCGTCGCCGCCCTCGACCTCGACGGCGACGGCAACTGCGACCTGGTCACCTCGACGCGCGACGGGTTCCACCTCGTCGCGTTCGTGAATCCGGGACCGGCGATTGCCGCTGAAGGGCACTGGCCGGCGCACGTGCTGGCGACCACGCCCGGCCGCGCCGACCGCATCGTGCCGGCTGATATCGACGGTGACGGCCGGCTGGACCTGGTCGTCAGCGAGGAAACGGGAGACCTGGAGGAGACCGCGGTGGTGGCCTGGTTCACGCCGGCACCCGGTGGCGGGCCGTTCGACGCACCCTGGCGGCGGCACCCGCTGTCCCTCTCGCGATCGGCCAACAGCCTCGACGTTGCCGACTTCAACGGCGACGGCCGGCCCGACCTGGCCGTGGCCGAGCACACCGACATGCAGGCGGGCCGCGTGGCGGCGGACAACCGCACCTTCCTCCTGCTGAACCCCGGCGATTCGGGCGGCGCATGGCACGCCCGGCTGGTCGACACGGGACCCCGGTCGAGCCATTTGGGCGCCCGGGCCTGCGACCTGGACGGCGACGGCGACCTGGACCTCGTCTCGACCGCCTGGCGGCAGTTCCGGACGCTCCATGCCTGGTACAACCCGGGCGCTGGGTCCTGA
- a CDS encoding NAD-dependent epimerase/dehydratase family protein — protein MPNILVTGGAGNIASALTARLAADAKNHVVVADNLLTGSLKKVPTHLPNVRFVKCDVNRWDDIGPLFFVHNFDFVFHFAAVVGVQRTLANPMMVLDDIKGFDNVLKLSKNTGVGRVYFSSSSEVYGEPFEIPQNEKTTPLNSRLPYAIVKNVGEAYLTTYQREYGLPYTIFRFFNTYGPNQTEDFVLPRFVRLAMRGEPLTIYGDGAQTRTFCFVDDTVGACLSAHYRRAFVNDVVNVGGAEEITIRALAELVIETCGSKSELKFLPPLSEGDMTRRCPDVTKMLTLLDRPPVTLREGIAKLRDHFTAGN, from the coding sequence ATGCCGAATATCCTGGTGACCGGCGGCGCCGGCAATATCGCCAGCGCGCTGACGGCGCGTCTGGCGGCCGATGCCAAGAACCACGTCGTGGTGGCGGACAACCTGCTGACGGGCAGCCTGAAGAAAGTCCCGACCCACCTGCCCAACGTGCGGTTCGTCAAGTGCGACGTGAACCGGTGGGACGACATCGGCCCGCTGTTCTTCGTGCACAACTTCGATTTCGTGTTCCACTTCGCGGCAGTGGTGGGCGTGCAGCGCACGCTGGCCAACCCGATGATGGTGCTGGACGACATCAAGGGCTTCGACAACGTGCTGAAGCTCAGCAAGAACACCGGCGTGGGTCGCGTGTACTTCTCGTCGTCGAGCGAGGTCTACGGCGAGCCGTTCGAGATCCCGCAGAACGAGAAGACGACGCCGCTGAATTCGCGGCTGCCGTACGCGATCGTCAAGAACGTGGGCGAGGCCTACCTGACCACGTACCAGCGAGAGTACGGCCTGCCCTACACGATCTTCCGGTTCTTCAACACCTACGGGCCGAACCAGACCGAGGACTTCGTGCTCCCGCGCTTCGTGCGGCTGGCCATGCGCGGCGAACCGCTGACCATCTACGGCGATGGCGCCCAGACCCGCACGTTCTGCTTCGTCGACGACACGGTGGGCGCCTGCCTGAGCGCGCACTACCGGCGCGCCTTCGTCAACGACGTGGTCAATGTTGGCGGCGCCGAGGAGATCACGATCCGCGCGCTGGCCGAACTGGTCATCGAGACCTGCGGCTCGAAGTCGGAACTGAAGTTCCTGCCCCCGCTCAGCGAGGGCGACATGACGCGCCGCTGCCCGGACGTCACCAAGATGCTCACCCTGCTGGACCGGCCGCCGGTCACCCTGCGGGAGGGCATCGCGAAACTGCGCGATCATTTCACGGCCGGGAACTGA
- a CDS encoding VCBS repeat-containing protein, with product MKLILRPAAAAWLPLAALLFVAGCGGKSQPASPVIDGPVAFRRQVVDAAPPGGEDCCTDVCAAGDLDGDGYADLVLGGEHADGPGLFWYQYPQWDKRPLASGQFTTDMQLADIDGDTHLDIVVGDTDRGLLWLRNPGDLKADWPAQDRRRRRCRRGHLRQARRPHPPADGTRHLAIAHAGRTRGRGHPPGRP from the coding sequence GTGAAACTGATCCTGCGTCCTGCCGCCGCGGCCTGGTTGCCGTTGGCGGCATTGCTGTTCGTGGCCGGTTGCGGCGGAAAGTCGCAGCCGGCATCCCCGGTCATCGATGGTCCGGTCGCCTTCCGGCGCCAGGTCGTCGACGCGGCCCCGCCCGGCGGCGAGGACTGCTGCACCGACGTCTGTGCCGCCGGTGATCTCGACGGCGACGGCTACGCCGACCTGGTGCTCGGCGGCGAGCACGCCGACGGCCCGGGCCTCTTCTGGTACCAGTACCCGCAGTGGGACAAGCGTCCACTGGCGAGCGGCCAGTTCACCACCGACATGCAGCTGGCCGACATCGACGGCGACACGCACCTCGACATTGTCGTCGGCGACACAGACCGCGGGCTGTTGTGGCTGCGCAACCCGGGCGACCTGAAGGCCGACTGGCCGGCGCAGGATCGACGGCGACGGCGATGTCGACGCGGCCACCTGCGACAAGCACGCCGTCCGCATCCACCTGCAGACGGCACCCGGCACCTGGCAATCGCGCACGCTGGTCGAACGCGAGGGCGAGGGCACCCACCTGGCCGACCTTGA